A window of the Diorhabda carinulata isolate Delta chromosome 1, icDioCari1.1, whole genome shotgun sequence genome harbors these coding sequences:
- the LOC130894265 gene encoding uncharacterized protein LOC130894265, protein MADGSKKLFGGLSAYLSTFGGRDFTGHTNRILNFLFIYSLATNWNFCGKRGEKKAFKNLNVKDVIIGAVRKSSPLVSQKEIEDTIKVWLKHAPEKLKKQQHGNP, encoded by the exons ATGGCGGACGGCAGCAAAAAGTTGTTTGGCGGTTTG TCGGCATATCTATCGACTTTTGGAGGGAGAGATTTTACTGGACATACAAAccgcattttaaattttttgttcatttattctcttgcaactaattggaatttttgtggcaaacgaggtgagaaaaaggcttttaaaaacttaaacgtaaaggatgtgattattg gtgCTGTAAGAAAAAGCTCCCCTCTAGTCAgtcagaaagaaatagaagataccatcaaggtgtggttgaaacatgcaccagagaaattgaaaaagcagcaGCATGGCAAcccgtaa